The Pseudopipra pipra isolate bDixPip1 chromosome 6, bDixPip1.hap1, whole genome shotgun sequence genome includes a region encoding these proteins:
- the MAX gene encoding protein max, translating into MSDNDDIEVESDEEQPRFQSAADKRAHHNALERKRRDHIKDSFHSLRDSVPSLQGEKASRAQILDKATEYIQYMRRKNHTHQQDIDDLKRQNALLEQQVRALEKARSSAQLQASYPADNSLYTNPKGSAISAFDGGSDSSSDSEPDEPQSRKKLRMEAS; encoded by the exons ATGAGCGACAACGATGACATCGAGGTGGAGAGCGAC GAGGAGCAGCCGAGGTTCCAGTCCGCG GCCGACAAACGGGCTCATCACAACGCGCTGGAGCGCAAGCGCAGGGACCACATCAAGGACAGCTTCCACAGCCTGCGGGATTCCGTGCCCTCGCTCCAGGGAGAGAAG GCATCCCGGGCCCAAATCCTGGATAAAGCCACAGAGTACATCCAGTACATGCGCCGGAAAAACCACACACACCAGCAGGACATCGACGACCTCAAGCGGCAGAACGCgctgctggagcagcaag TGCGTGCGCTGGAGAAGGCCCGCTCCAGTGCCCAGCTCCAGGCCAGCTACCCTGCGGACAACAGCCTCTACACCAACCCCAAGGGCAGCGCCATCTCCGCCTTCGACGGCGGCTCCGACTCCAGCTCCGACTCGGAGCCCGACGAGCCGCAGAGCAGGAAGAAGCTGCGCATGGAGGCCAGTTAG
- the FNTB gene encoding protein farnesyltransferase subunit beta, whose protein sequence is MAGAAPGPGGRRRLRDDGLRTCTSAEQSKVEDIVQEVYDAYKTNHHSSQYVLQREKHFHYLKRGLRQLTEAYECLDASRPWLCYWILHSLELLDEPIPESVASDVCQFLRRCQSPQGGFGGGPGQHPHLAPTYAAVNALCIIGTEEAFGIIDRKKLLEYLYSLKQPDGSFLMHVGGEVDVRSAYCAASVASLTNILTPALFSGTAEWIARCQNWEGGIGGVPGMEAHGGYTFCGMAALVILQQEHLLNLRSLLHWVTGRQMRFEGGFQGRCNKLVDGCYSFWQAGLLPLLHRALHARGDTALSMAHWMFDQLALQEYILLCCQCPAGGLLDKPGKSRDFYHTCYCLSGLAIAQHFGSGDLHNEVVLGIPENCLQPTHPVYNIAPEKVARAVMHFLQYPVPSLDPAPTAN, encoded by the exons ATGGCGGGAGCGGCCCCCGGgcccggcgggcggcggcggctgcgggacGACGGGCTGCGCACCTGCACCTCCGCCGAGCAG TCTAAGGTGGAGGACATTGTGCAGGAGGTCTATGATGCCTACAAGACAAACCATCACTCCTCGCA GTACGTCCTGCAGCGGGAGAAGCATTTCCATTACCTGAAGAGAGGCCTCCGGCAGCTCACTGAAGCCTATGAG TGTCTGGATGCCAGCCGCCCCTGGCTCTGCTACTGGAtcctgcacagcctggagctgctggatgagCCCATCCCGGAGTCGGTGGCCTCTGA cgtctgccaATTCCTGAGGCGCTGCCAGAGCCCCCAGGGTGGATTTGGAGGGGGTCCCGGGCAGCACCCCCACCTCGCCCCCACCTACGCCGCCGTCAACGCGCTCTGCATCATCGGCACCGAGGAGGCCTTCGGCATCATCGACag GAAGAAGCTCCTGGAATACCTGTACTCTTTGAAGCAGCCGGATGGCTCCTTCCTCATGCACGTGGGTGGAGAGGTGGACGTCAG GAGTGCCTACTGTGCCGCCTCAGTGGCCTCGCTGACCAACATCCTGACGCCCGCGCTCTTCTCCGGGACGGCCGAGTGGATCGCCAG GTGCCAGAACTGGGAGGGTGGGATCGGCGGCGTGCCAGGCATGGAGGCACACGGCGGCTACACCTTCTGTGGCATGGCCGCGCTGGTCATCCTCCAGCAGGAGCATCTGCTCAACCTCCGGAGCCTGCTG CACTGGGTGACCGGGCGGCAGATGCGCTTCGAGGGCGGATTCCAGGGCCGCTGCAACAAGCTGGTGGACGGGTGCTACTCCTTTTGGCAAGCcgggctcctgcccctgctccatcGGGCACTCCATGCCAGGG GTGACACAGCGCTGAGCATGGCGCACTGGATGTTCGAccagctggcactgcaggaatacatcctcctgtgctgccagtgcCCGGCCGGGGGGCTGCTGGATAAGCCAGGAAA ATCCCGGGATTTCTACCACACCTGCTACTGCCTGAGCGGGCTGGCCATTGCCCAGCACTTTGGAAGCGGAGACCTCCACAACGAGGTGGTCCTGGGTATCCCTGAGAACTGCCTG CAGCCCACGCACCCTGTCTACAACATTGCCCCAGAGAAGGTGGCGAGGGCAGTGATGCACTTCCTGCAGTATCCCGTGCCCAGCCTGGATCCGGCACCCACTGCCAACTAG